One Alligator mississippiensis isolate rAllMis1 chromosome 1, rAllMis1, whole genome shotgun sequence genomic window carries:
- the LOC102572454 gene encoding zinc finger protein 107 — MEEQGRPELVSGCESDVFEIDLPITILVLSDDDFIEDEEQEVSTGNNLNSQEKEEETALNNVSTIKNTEEEQRPSDDDNIIRSQEEESTLNEDNVTHFSTLNEACCVVQYPKEILRKEEEEITLNEDNVVKYPDEILKSQEEEETILNEDNVVKYPEEILESQEEEETTLNTENTVKYPEEEQVSLRVCEKRSTQVLVTDLDALSSSKSSPNYEASTSPSTSTSRIDPVDISKCAEGKGHENDDNSPKVLFFLSRAENEGGDSLTNGQVILGTAFTNEKELRTNENNSSQENPPKTHCTDMETCVNTEDLSPSENKNNEAEDRTRKECGSEDETLNSGKLNGIQEDLNVVEERESVQSTSAPVDNEDSSILEDLPENAGESAMNGIESIISEDRVHLSLPSSSREMESSENLDMSHVITKHVKQLDVKQQEETLLLDDEYNSKTLSLRLSAYKHKKRLNFKCRFCSSAYKCTNLLKKHVYSVHQDKKIHKCCFCQRTFFFFVNLKFHLAFHKAGLKYIRKYNEANIAKDGKNTAQAQSLDKKKESKYEKFFIKIGRDFKTIDTPTFFSYKVCLFASPNPKVFIHHVKGHRDTPPYWCPERDYSCISLSYMLNHMYWHAGYELYKCRFCNFFSLYFASMIRHSYMHTGAKPYSCEFCQSAFTSTSGLKRHRSIHAGKELCRVRQHLSFSVLERRNERPSKSYTCDQCNIVFYTKGHLRFHKKFHKQVESYAYMNEGDNCHRSEAYGDDGDFPKDQIPPSASNNSDDDHLVNETHLDLASGSEFEQESDLQRDMNTRFDTQFCKSSQQQSSNLSIVDNGSENLPNTYQHDFVLPQLSQEVTPSQVPGRNEIVTNYEPLESVTPNATRSPSRTSFKLFRCQHCDYATYMYSNLKLHLRTHTGEKPFECNECSKMFRTSSHLRRHSYMHLQECRKYDDSYLYLGNSSKRIKKQCKTQGTTLRRNDLSSVEDLERVHSMFSPESFEKPMDLYRGKESKNALPSQSQAQYYKCAECNYTTYILSNLKLHVMIHTGEKPHACDICEKKFRTTSHLNRHKLLHFNTELFKCKTCDYSTDKWQTLKQHLVTHIDGTKLQEQSPLSVKTYRCQECGYATAHSGNLKQHLRIHTGERPYTCNQCALAFRTSSHLKRHLLTHLKLHCNSCEFSTRDKYALKKHIKVHKDKPADT; from the exons ATGGAGGAGCAGGGGCGCCCGGAGCTGGTGAGCGGCTGCG AGTCTGATGTCTTTGAAATCGACCTCCCAATAACTATCTTAGTGCTGAGTGATGATGATTTTATAGAAGATGAAGAACAGGAAGTCTCAACAGGTAACAATTTGAACAgtcaggagaaggaagaggaaactGCTTTGAATAATGTCAGCACCATAAAAAACACAGAGGAAGAGCAGAGGCCTTCAGATGATGATAACATTATAAGGAGTCAGGAAGAGGAGAGCACTTTGAATGAGGACAATGTCACACATTTCAGCACTTTGAATGAGGCCTGCTGTGTTGTACAATATCCAAAGGAAATTTtaagaaaggaggaagaggagattaCTCTGAATGAGGACAACGTTGTAAAATATCCAGATGAAATTTTAAAGagtcaggaggaagaggagaccaTTTTGAATGAAGACAATGTTGTAAAATATCCAGAGGAAATTTTAGAGagtcaggaggaagaggagaccaCTTTGAATACGGAAAACACTGTGAAATATCCAGAGGAAGAGCAGGTTTCTTTGCGTGTGTGTGAGAAACGTTCCACCCAAGTTTTGGTAACTGATCTGGATGCTCTGAGCTCTAGTAAATCCAGTCCAAATTATGAGGCTTCTACATCACCTTCCACATCAACGTCCAGAATAGACCCTGTGGATATAAGCAAGTGTGCTGAAGGCAAAGGACACGAGAATGATGACAATTCTCCAAaggttcttttttttctgtcGCGTGCTGAAAATGAGGGTGGGGACAGTCTGACAAATGGACAGGTGATTTTGGGAACAGCATTTACAAATGAAAAGGAACTAAGGACTAATGAAAACAACAGCAGTCAAGAAAACCCACCAAAAACCCATTGCACGGATATGGAGACATGTGTTAACACTGAAG ATCTTTCCCCTTCAGAGAACAAAAATAATGAAGCTGAAGACAGAACAAGAAAGGAATGTGGTTCTGAAGATGAAACTCTAAATTCTGGAAAACTTAATGGCATTCAAGAAGATCTAAATGTTGTAGAAGAAAGAGAGAGTGTTCAAAGTACTTCTGCCCCAGTTGATAATGAAGACTCTTCTATATTGGAGGATTTGCCAGAAAATGCAGGTGAATCAGCAATGAATGGTATTGAATCCATTATTTCTGAAGACCGTGTTCATCTATCATTACCTTCATCTTCTAGAGAAATGGAAAGCTCAGAAAATCTTGATATGTCTCATGTGATTACAAAACATGTAAAACAACTGGATGTAAAACAGCAAGAAGAGACATTGCTACTAGACGATGAGTACAACAGCAAAACACTTTCTCTGAGATTGTCTGCATATAAGCATAAGAAGAGGCTGAATTTCAAATGCAGGTTTTGTAGCTCTGCATATAAATGTACCAATCTTCTAAAGAAACATGTTTACTCAGTGCATCAAGATAAAAAAATACACAAATGCTGCTTTTGCCAAagaacctttttcttttttgtcaacCTTAAATTCCACCTTGCATTTCATAAGGCAGGGTTAAAATATATAAGAAAATATAACGAAGCGAACATTGCAAAAGATGGAAAAAACACAGCGCAAGCACAATCTTTGGataagaaaaaggaaagtaaatATGAGAAATTTTTCATCAAAATTGGAAGGGATTTTAAAACGATAGATACTCCCACATTTTTTTCTTACAAAGTGTGTCTCTTTGCTTCACCAAATCCTAAGGTTTTTATTCATCACGTGAAGGGACATAGAGACACACCTCCTTATTGGTGTCCTGAGCGTGACTATTCCTGCATTAGCTTGTCTTATATGCTGAATCACATGTACTGGCATGCTGGCTATGAGCTGTATAAGTGCAGGTTCTGTAATTTTTTCTCGCTGTATTTTGCAAGCATGATAAGACACAGCTACATGCATACGGGGGCCAAACCATATTCCTGTGAATTTTGCCAGTCAGCATTCACAAGTACAAGCGGCTTAAAGCGGCACAGAAGTATACATGCTGGCAAAGAATTGTGCAGAGTCCGTCAACACCTCAGCTTTTCAGTCCTGGAGAGGAGAAATGAAAGACCTTCAAAGAGTTATACATGTGATCAGTGTAACATTGTATTTTACACTAAAGGACACCTACGCTTTCATAAGAAATTTCACAAGCAAGTTGAAAGTTATGCTTACATGAATGAGGGCGACAACTGTCATAGAAGTGAAGCATATGGAGATGACGGAGATTTCCCAAAGGATCAGATTCCTCCTTCTGCTTCCAACAATAGTGATGATGATCACTTGGTTAATGAAACACACCTGGACTTAGCTTCAGGATCAGAGTTTGAACAGGAGAGTGATCTCCAGAGGGATATGAATACAAGGTTCGACACACAATTTTGCAAAAGTAGCCAGCAGCAAAGTAGCAATCTGTCTATTGTAGACAATGGATCAGAAAATCTTCCTAATACTTACCAGCATGATTTTGTGTTGCCGCAGTTGTCTCAAGAGGTCACTCCTTCACAAGTTCCAGGACGTAATGAAATTGTTACAAATTATGAGCCTCTGGAAAGTGTTACGCCTAATGCCACAAGGTCACCCAGTAGGACTTCTTTCAAACTGTTCAGGTGTCAGCACTGTGATTATGCCACTTACATGTATAGCAACCTTAAGCTGCATTTGAGGACACACACTGGTGAAAAACCATTTGAGTGTAATGAATGCAGCAAGATGTTTCGGACCTCTAGCCATTTGCGGAGACATAGCTACATGCACTTACAGGAATGTCGTAAATATGATGATTCTTACCTGTATTTAGGGAACAGTTCAAAACGTATTAAAAAGCAGTGTAAAACTCAGGGCACAACTCTAAGAAGAAATGATCTTAGTTCTGTGGAAGACTTGGAGCGTGTCCATTCCATGTTCAGCCCAGAAAGCTTTGAGAAACCGATGGATCTTTACAGGGGCAAAGAAAGCAAAAATGCTCTGCCATCACAAAGTCAAGCCCAATACTACAAGTGTGCAGAATGCAATTACACGACATACATTTTAAGTAACCTTAAGCTCCACGTCATGATTCACACAGGTGAAAAACCCCACGCCTGTGATATTTGTGAGAAGAAGTTTCGTACCACAAGTCACCTAAATCGACACAAGCTCCTGCATTTCAACACGGAGCTCTTCAAATGTAAAACCTGTGACTATTCAACAGACAAATGGCAAACCCTCAAGCAGCATCTGGTTACACATATAGATGGTACCAAGCTCCAAGAGCAATCACCATTGTCTGTCAAAACCTACAGGTGTCAAGAGTGTGGCTATGCCACTGCTCACAGTGGAAACCTGAAGCAACACTTGCGAATTCATACAGGTGAAAGGCCGTACACGTGCAACCAGTGTGCTCTTGCTTTCCGCACATCGAGCCACCTCAAGCGCCACTTGCTGACTCATTTGAAGTTACACTGCAATTCCTGTGAGTTTTCCACTAGGGATAAATATGCTTTGAAGAAGCACATAAAAGTGCACAAGGATAAACCTGCAGATACCTGA